From the Streptococcus oralis ATCC 35037 genome, one window contains:
- a CDS encoding glycosyltransferase: MKKELQKAIVLGGDNAYMDKIETTIKSICAHNRAVTFYVFNDDLPSEWFQLMERRLEPLTSKIINVKISHQSLKGYSLPLAHLSYATFFRYFIPQYVNEDLALYMDSDIIVRSNLDQLFLEDMADWPVAAVADALVPSTFNAGVLLINVALWRQEKVTEHLLSLTDQLHDQVFGDQGVLNHLFESRWKPLPATYNFMVGMDTVARNYQMDSWYRDSLAVEKTAKIIHYTGDKPWYQINLNRFREDWWFYYGLEWSDIVMKKCDFHKGLASLVQAPRYATAIFTNTCHIERIEHLIQELPDVEFSILAHTNFAPEIMNLQSHLNVRLYPYFNPMNVKKVLEKIDFYLDINHEDEIANIIQEVQQREIPIFSFETTSHDSSGYSHVYSPATVDQMIESIRTLLESQKQSL, encoded by the coding sequence ATGAAAAAAGAGCTTCAAAAAGCCATTGTACTCGGTGGTGATAATGCTTATATGGACAAGATTGAGACAACAATCAAGTCAATCTGCGCCCATAACCGAGCAGTTACTTTTTATGTTTTCAATGATGATTTGCCATCTGAATGGTTTCAGCTCATGGAGAGACGTCTAGAGCCTCTAACCTCAAAAATCATCAATGTCAAGATTAGTCATCAAAGTTTGAAAGGGTATAGTTTGCCACTAGCCCACCTAAGTTATGCAACTTTCTTTCGTTATTTTATACCTCAGTATGTCAACGAAGATCTGGCCTTGTACATGGATTCGGATATTATCGTTAGATCAAACCTAGATCAACTCTTTTTAGAAGATATGGCAGACTGGCCAGTAGCTGCTGTCGCAGATGCGCTAGTTCCTAGCACTTTTAATGCAGGTGTCTTGCTAATCAATGTCGCTCTCTGGCGTCAAGAAAAGGTGACGGAGCACTTGTTGAGCTTGACAGACCAACTGCATGACCAAGTTTTTGGTGATCAGGGCGTGTTAAATCACCTCTTTGAAAGTCGTTGGAAACCTTTGCCAGCTACCTATAATTTTATGGTTGGTATGGATACGGTGGCGCGAAATTACCAGATGGATTCTTGGTATAGAGATTCTCTTGCTGTTGAGAAGACAGCTAAGATTATTCATTATACAGGGGACAAGCCTTGGTACCAAATCAACCTCAACCGTTTCAGGGAGGACTGGTGGTTTTACTACGGACTAGAGTGGTCTGATATCGTCATGAAAAAATGTGATTTTCATAAAGGATTAGCATCCTTAGTTCAAGCTCCCCGGTATGCGACCGCTATTTTTACCAATACGTGTCATATAGAGAGAATCGAACACCTAATCCAAGAACTGCCAGATGTAGAGTTCTCTATCCTAGCTCATACCAATTTTGCTCCGGAAATCATGAACTTGCAATCGCATCTGAATGTACGCCTCTATCCTTACTTTAATCCCATGAATGTCAAAAAGGTCTTGGAAAAGATTGATTTTTACTTGGATATCAATCATGAGGATGAAATTGCAAACATTATCCAAGAGGTGCAGCAAAGAGAAATCCCTATATTTTCTTTTGAGACCACTAGTCATGACTCGAGTGGTTACAGTCATGTTTACTCACCAGCAACTGTAGATCAAATGATCGAGTCTATCCGCACGCTTTTGGAATCACAGAAGCAGTCGTTGTGA
- a CDS encoding glycosyltransferase has protein sequence MKKTIVLAGDYAYIRQIETALKSLCYHNSHVKVYIFNQDIPQEWFRALRPIVEQMGGELVDVKMLGAQFQMNWSNKLPHINHMTFARYFIPDFVEEDKVLYLDSDLVVTADLTPLFEMDLGENYLAAAPSCFGVGVGFNAGVLLINNKKWRAEAVRKKLVELTEREHLHVSEGDQSILNMLFHDSYTPLDQNYNFQIGFDSGAASHGHEFIFQIPLEPLPAILHFLSQDKPWNTHSVGRLREVWWHYHLMEWSAITEKWRQAGIDYPVTVYQPAMTCVNLTNSWHLEKIDYLVQALPEVHFYIAAYTTMAPELMLLSRFENVTLYPNTFPLLVEKLIQQTDVYLDINHDDKLSVVYDYISRFEKPILTFDNTQSRELPQSTYAGIFSAERPEEMVAALTAYLDEKAHEN, from the coding sequence ATGAAAAAAACAATTGTTCTCGCAGGAGATTATGCCTATATCCGCCAGATTGAAACAGCACTTAAGTCTCTCTGCTATCATAATAGCCATGTCAAGGTCTATATCTTTAATCAGGATATTCCCCAGGAATGGTTCCGTGCTCTCAGACCGATAGTAGAGCAAATGGGTGGTGAGTTGGTGGATGTCAAGATGCTTGGTGCCCAGTTTCAGATGAACTGGAGCAACAAACTGCCCCATATCAATCATATGACCTTTGCCCGTTACTTTATCCCTGATTTTGTCGAAGAGGATAAGGTACTTTACTTGGACAGTGATTTGGTAGTGACGGCTGACCTGACGCCTCTCTTTGAAATGGACTTGGGAGAAAACTACCTGGCTGCTGCGCCATCTTGTTTTGGAGTTGGGGTTGGCTTTAATGCAGGTGTACTCTTGATCAATAACAAGAAATGGCGGGCAGAAGCTGTAAGAAAAAAACTTGTTGAGCTGACGGAACGGGAACACCTACATGTGAGTGAGGGAGATCAGTCCATCCTCAATATGCTCTTTCATGACAGCTACACTCCTCTGGATCAGAACTATAATTTCCAGATTGGTTTTGACAGTGGGGCTGCCTCACATGGACATGAATTTATCTTCCAGATTCCCCTAGAGCCCCTGCCAGCCATCTTGCATTTCCTCTCTCAAGACAAACCTTGGAACACTCATTCGGTTGGGCGTTTGCGTGAGGTTTGGTGGCACTATCATCTGATGGAGTGGTCTGCCATTACTGAAAAATGGCGTCAGGCTGGAATTGACTATCCAGTCACAGTCTATCAGCCGGCTATGACTTGTGTTAATTTGACCAACTCCTGGCATCTTGAGAAAATCGACTATCTGGTTCAAGCCTTGCCAGAGGTGCATTTCTACATTGCAGCCTATACAACGATGGCACCGGAACTCATGCTCTTGTCACGTTTTGAAAATGTGACCCTCTATCCCAACACCTTCCCCCTCTTGGTCGAGAAATTGATCCAGCAGACAGATGTCTATCTCGATATTAACCACGATGACAAGTTGAGTGTTGTTTATGACTATATTTCACGCTTTGAGAAACCGATCTTGACTTTTGACAATACCCAGTCGCGGGAACTACCTCAAAGTACCTATGCGGGTATTTTCTCAGCAGAAAGACCAGAAGAAATGGTAGCAGCTCTGACAGCTTATCTGGACGAGAAAGCTCACGAAAACTGA
- the secY2 gene encoding accessory Sec system protein translocase subunit SecY2, translating to MKEFRSSIAVKKGMRTLFLLFIYVLGSRLALPFVDLNSRDFLGGSAAYLDFSVALTGGNLRSLSLFSIGLSPWMSAMILWQMFSFSKKLGLNSVSSEVQDRRKMYLTLGIALIQALALTTNLPVQAPYNPFLVFLLNTSLLVAGTFFLVWLSDINASIGVGGPVVILLASMVASLPQDILQSVQVHKISPWLLFLLVVLGVLFTYLVVFFYRARYRIPINKIGLHSRFKRYSYLEIMLNPAGGMPYMYVMSLMGLPSYLLILLQHLDKGNPLYPAILEQYAMGKPLWIYAYILILFVFSIAFAFVNVSGQQIADRMKESGDYIYGVYPGEDTSRFINRLVLRFALIGAVFNVTLAGLPILFVLKDESLLKVSMIPGLFLILSGMLFTIHDELQALRLNERYRPLF from the coding sequence GTGAAAGAATTTCGTTCATCGATAGCAGTAAAAAAAGGGATGCGCACCCTGTTTTTGCTCTTTATTTATGTGCTCGGGAGTCGTCTGGCTCTTCCTTTTGTTGATCTCAATAGTCGGGATTTTCTCGGAGGAAGCGCAGCCTATCTGGACTTTTCAGTAGCTCTGACTGGTGGAAATCTTCGCAGTCTCTCTCTCTTTTCCATCGGGCTTTCACCTTGGATGTCAGCTATGATCTTGTGGCAGATGTTTTCCTTTTCAAAGAAACTGGGCTTAAACTCAGTTTCTTCGGAAGTTCAGGATAGACGGAAAATGTACTTGACGTTAGGGATTGCCTTGATTCAGGCCTTGGCCTTGACGACAAACCTCCCTGTCCAAGCTCCCTACAATCCCTTCTTGGTCTTTCTCCTCAATACCAGCCTTTTGGTTGCAGGGACCTTCTTCTTAGTTTGGCTGTCGGACATCAATGCGTCTATCGGAGTTGGAGGCCCTGTCGTCATTTTATTGGCAAGTATGGTGGCTTCACTCCCTCAGGACATCCTCCAATCGGTCCAAGTTCATAAGATATCTCCTTGGCTGCTTTTCCTATTGGTAGTGCTTGGTGTCCTCTTTACCTATCTAGTCGTTTTCTTTTATCGAGCGCGATACCGCATCCCTATCAATAAAATCGGGCTCCATTCTCGCTTTAAACGCTATTCTTATCTGGAAATCATGCTCAATCCTGCAGGTGGCATGCCTTATATGTATGTGATGAGTCTCATGGGCTTGCCTTCTTATCTCTTGATCTTGCTTCAACATCTGGACAAGGGCAATCCGCTCTACCCTGCCATACTGGAGCAGTATGCGATGGGTAAACCCTTGTGGATATACGCTTATATCCTTATCCTCTTTGTCTTTAGCATTGCCTTTGCCTTTGTCAATGTGAGTGGTCAACAGATCGCAGATCGGATGAAGGAATCAGGAGATTACATCTATGGGGTCTATCCGGGTGAGGATACCAGTCGCTTTATCAACCGTTTGGTTCTACGATTTGCTCTGATAGGTGCAGTCTTTAACGTTACCTTGGCTGGACTTCCGATTTTGTTTGTCTTGAAGGATGAGAGTCTGTTAAAAGTCAGCATGATTCCTGGACTCTTTTTAATTTTGAGTGGTATGCTGTTTACAATTCACGACGAACTGCAAGCACTCAGACTAAATGAAAGGTATCGGCCACTATTCTAG
- the asp1 gene encoding accessory Sec system protein Asp1, with protein sequence MYYFIPAWYGKERPWHADLTPWYFSHFKLEFDDTFNQIRLTQRQGIPAQVLLLSYQPHLRYFLHRQGILEAPVYSLFDELQDFHEIRPQVLQLRDIEWEEDCEFVYSPFTILVLKDGKPYAQVEHGIEGFISTIQYFKEDGLLSANYLMDDRGLVSSVIYYQDGQAIYQDYLNPKGLWQFREYLQDGGRIEVNPIFAFRFQKEAYRDMGELIAEFFEKKIAHLPEEGTTYFLPACDQHNTFLLDRLPRQSTKVLSLFIGRNPQEQLPQLAGLLDKVDLVLVDREDTLRLAQSAFSEQAMKFRHLSPFDTRLELGKSQTRKESLLYYQLDFEQGIEDQALYQVLRFLSENKDTELVFGAFAASQEEMKRLETRVSEMIAEQFQDQELEKEVDYQGAENPLEDNRHQSKRYSFVNMKDESELIKQLEFVRLIVDLNSQPLLYTQIAGISAGIPQINRVKTEYVSHQKNGYLLENTADFAQAAHYYLDSLQVWNDALIHSIEKIKEHTGEQFLIKLEKWLEEVTHGKEI encoded by the coding sequence ATGTATTACTTTATCCCAGCCTGGTATGGCAAGGAGCGTCCCTGGCATGCTGATTTGACACCCTGGTATTTTTCTCATTTTAAGCTAGAATTTGATGACACCTTTAATCAGATTCGCTTGACGCAACGCCAAGGGATTCCTGCCCAGGTCCTCCTTTTGTCCTATCAGCCTCATCTTCGCTATTTTCTCCATCGCCAAGGTATTTTAGAAGCACCGGTTTATTCCTTATTTGATGAATTGCAGGATTTTCATGAGATTCGACCACAGGTCTTGCAACTAAGAGATATTGAGTGGGAAGAGGACTGCGAGTTTGTTTACAGTCCCTTTACCATTCTGGTGCTGAAGGATGGAAAGCCCTATGCCCAGGTAGAGCATGGGATAGAAGGTTTTATCAGTACGATTCAGTATTTCAAGGAAGATGGGCTCTTGTCTGCCAACTACCTGATGGATGATCGGGGGCTGGTTTCCAGTGTGATTTACTACCAAGATGGTCAGGCTATCTACCAAGACTACCTCAATCCCAAGGGACTGTGGCAGTTTAGAGAGTACTTGCAAGATGGGGGCCGTATCGAGGTCAATCCTATCTTTGCTTTTCGCTTCCAAAAAGAGGCCTACCGAGATATGGGAGAATTGATTGCGGAGTTTTTTGAGAAGAAAATAGCTCACCTTCCCGAGGAAGGAACGACCTATTTTCTGCCTGCGTGTGACCAGCATAATACTTTCCTTTTAGATCGATTGCCTCGCCAAAGCACCAAGGTTCTCAGCCTTTTTATCGGACGAAATCCCCAAGAGCAATTACCACAACTGGCAGGTCTGCTGGATAAGGTGGACCTTGTTCTGGTTGACAGGGAGGATACCCTGCGCTTGGCTCAGTCTGCCTTTTCAGAACAAGCAATGAAGTTTCGTCATTTATCGCCTTTTGATACGCGCTTGGAGCTGGGAAAGAGTCAGACTCGGAAGGAGTCGCTTCTCTACTATCAACTGGACTTTGAGCAGGGGATAGAGGACCAGGCTCTCTATCAGGTCTTGCGTTTCCTTTCTGAAAACAAGGATACAGAGCTGGTCTTTGGAGCCTTTGCTGCTAGTCAAGAAGAAATGAAGCGGCTGGAAACACGTGTTTCTGAGATGATTGCAGAGCAGTTTCAAGACCAGGAACTGGAGAAGGAAGTTGATTATCAAGGAGCTGAAAATCCACTTGAGGACAATCGCCATCAGAGCAAGCGCTATTCGTTTGTCAATATGAAGGATGAATCGGAGTTAATCAAGCAGCTGGAATTTGTTCGTTTGATTGTCGATTTGAACAGTCAACCTCTTCTTTATACCCAGATAGCGGGGATTAGTGCTGGTATCCCTCAAATCAATAGGGTCAAAACTGAGTATGTCAGCCATCAGAAGAATGGCTATCTGTTGGAAAACACTGCTGATTTTGCGCAAGCTGCCCATTACTATCTCGATAGCCTGCAGGTGTGGAATGATGCTCTGATCCATTCCATTGAAAAGATAAAGGAACACACTGGCGAGCAATTCCTAATCAAGCTAGAAAAGTGGTTGGAGGAGGTGACTCATGGAAAAGAAATATAA
- the asp2 gene encoding accessory Sec system protein Asp2 produces MEKKYKILQIGPEDWRETLALPAQLDWYHVPPNTPSAIQKIMDEKNLEHFHAVILTDGAYLVDLLPFASSLEPYTVFYPEQFASQDEGLQNLIRQHCMQAMDLSDRQGFVRDLSTSLFEGGYGDKLSPATIRIHPSFQGSVSYQGFEHLKLEGDFGKTYTQLASWAYNQTVQAHAPIELWLEYEKSGPVELRLRLRKIPAGSVSEIRQDILLEEADFASAIIVEQDYDAYLSISLEARGQGKVNIGNLHQRWSRKQFGKFVLGGNILHDKKREEINYFFHPGDFKPPLAVYFSGYRPAEGFEGYWMMKNLQCPFLLFSDPRLEGGAFYLGTEELEANIQAKIQHYLDYLGLDRSDLILSGLSMGTFPALYYGAYFEPKGIVVGKPLTNLGTIAQRGRLEAPGVFPTSFDVLHLQTGGVSQKDMKDLDQRFWTRFEQADFSQTTFGLSYMKDEDMDSGAYDQLVETLCQTGAKILSKGTAGRHNDDTGTNVAWFIHFYKMILEEYGRGET; encoded by the coding sequence ATGGAAAAGAAATATAAGATCTTGCAAATCGGTCCAGAGGATTGGCGAGAGACACTTGCCCTACCAGCCCAACTAGACTGGTATCATGTTCCTCCTAACACACCGTCTGCCATCCAGAAAATTATGGATGAGAAAAATTTGGAGCACTTTCATGCTGTCATTCTTACGGATGGGGCTTATCTAGTAGATTTGTTGCCTTTTGCATCTAGCTTGGAACCCTATACGGTTTTCTATCCAGAACAGTTTGCAAGCCAGGATGAAGGTCTTCAAAATCTCATCAGACAGCACTGCATGCAAGCGATGGACCTGTCAGACCGACAGGGCTTTGTTCGAGACCTTTCCACCTCCCTCTTTGAAGGTGGTTATGGAGACAAGCTGAGTCCAGCTACGATACGGATTCACCCGAGTTTTCAAGGCTCTGTCTCCTATCAAGGATTTGAGCATCTGAAATTAGAAGGAGACTTTGGCAAGACCTATACCCAGCTAGCCTCTTGGGCCTATAATCAGACCGTCCAAGCCCATGCGCCAATCGAACTCTGGCTCGAATATGAAAAGAGTGGACCAGTGGAATTGCGCTTGCGTTTGCGAAAAATCCCAGCAGGATCCGTTTCAGAGATTAGACAGGACATTCTCCTTGAGGAAGCAGACTTTGCCTCAGCAATCATCGTGGAACAAGACTATGATGCTTATCTGAGCATTTCTCTTGAAGCGCGTGGCCAGGGAAAGGTCAACATCGGCAATCTCCACCAACGCTGGAGCCGGAAACAGTTTGGAAAGTTTGTTCTCGGAGGCAATATCCTGCATGACAAAAAACGTGAGGAAATCAACTATTTCTTTCACCCGGGGGATTTCAAGCCTCCTCTAGCAGTCTATTTCTCTGGTTATCGTCCGGCGGAAGGCTTTGAGGGTTACTGGATGATGAAGAATCTCCAATGTCCCTTTCTCCTCTTTTCGGACCCTCGATTAGAAGGGGGAGCCTTTTACCTAGGAACTGAGGAATTGGAAGCCAACATACAAGCAAAAATCCAACACTATCTAGACTATCTAGGCTTGGATAGAAGTGACTTGATCCTATCTGGCCTGTCAATGGGGACCTTCCCAGCACTCTACTATGGGGCTTACTTTGAACCCAAGGGGATTGTAGTCGGAAAACCCTTGACCAATCTAGGAACCATCGCACAGCGGGGCCGACTAGAGGCGCCAGGAGTCTTTCCAACTAGCTTTGATGTCTTGCACCTTCAGACTGGAGGAGTGAGTCAGAAAGACATGAAGGACTTGGATCAACGTTTTTGGACCCGATTTGAACAAGCTGATTTTTCCCAGACGACCTTTGGTCTTTCTTACATGAAGGACGAGGATATGGATAGTGGTGCCTATGACCAGCTAGTGGAGACTCTTTGCCAGACAGGAGCTAAGATTTTGTCCAAAGGGACAGCAGGTCGACACAATGATGATACAGGAACAAACGTTGCCTGGTTTATTCATTTTTACAAGATGATACTAGAAGAATACGGAAGAGGTGAGACATGA
- the asp3 gene encoding accessory Sec system protein Asp3 gives MIIIKREDIRWGEMGATYLYGSQITYHADGHVTLKNPLLASGETLKTWFSSVNYQATRSQPSLPLLKKNHTYRLSMKMRVQPVNGLYLKLTFLNRYEEIIEEKIERQFSFSFTYPEAAYTYRLSLISAGFEAFDFVSFSIEEDAGV, from the coding sequence ATGATTATCATCAAGAGAGAGGATATTAGGTGGGGCGAGATGGGAGCTACTTATCTTTATGGGAGCCAGATCACCTATCATGCAGATGGTCACGTTACCCTGAAAAATCCTTTGTTGGCTTCAGGAGAAACCCTTAAAACATGGTTTTCTAGTGTCAACTATCAGGCTACTAGAAGCCAGCCGAGCCTCCCTCTTCTTAAGAAAAATCATACCTACCGCTTATCCATGAAGATGCGGGTTCAACCGGTCAATGGACTTTATCTCAAACTGACCTTTTTAAATCGTTATGAGGAAATCATAGAGGAGAAGATTGAAAGGCAATTTTCCTTTAGCTTCACCTATCCTGAAGCGGCCTACACCTATCGCCTTTCCTTAATTAGTGCAGGTTTTGAAGCTTTTGACTTTGTTTCATTTTCTATTGAGGAGGATGCTGGTGTTTAA
- the secA2 gene encoding accessory Sec system translocase SecA2, protein MLVFNHLYQERQLRKVKKLLSQINALKEEMAALSDEEMAAKTEEFRQRLAQGETLDELLVEAYALVREADKRVLGLFPYDVQVMGAIVIHQGNVAEMNTGEGKTLTATMPLYLNALTGKGSMLVTTNDYLARRDASEMGPVYQFLGLTVGLPFSEDPKEDLTAEEKRKIYTSDIVYTTNSVLGFDYLNDNLASTSEGKFLPPFNYVIIDEIDDILLDSAQTPLIIAGSPRVQSNYYGMIDTLVTTLVEGEDYIYKEEKDQVWLTRKGAQTVEGFLGIDHLYKEEYASYVRHLVYALRAHTLFTKDKDYLVRGQEMVLLDKSTGRLMEMTKLQGGLHQAIEAKEHVKLSPETRAMASITYQSLFKMFRKISGMTGTGKVAEKEFFETYNMAVIRIPTNRPLRRMDHSDNLYVTLPEKVYASLEAIKTYHAKGNPLLIFVGSVEMSQLYSSLLLREGISHNVLNANHAAREAQIIAESGQMGAVTVATSMAGRGTDIKLGPGVAELGGLVVIGTERMESRRIDLQIRGRSGRQGDPGMSQFFVSLEDDVIKKFGPSWVHDLYQDYQVEDISKPILLKARKYRNLVRKAQEASDSASRSARRQTLEYAESVNIQRQMVYKERDRLLDGSRDLGHVLEDILADYSKQISEKAYSSPQELFHFIVTNISFGMRELPDDLDLADADQIRELLEKIIAKEIAAKKEVLQPHQLYDSFLRISMLKAIDDNWVEQVDYLQQLSLAIGSQSASQKNPIVEYYQEAYAGFETMKQQIRTDMVRNLLMGIVEVTPKGEILTHFP, encoded by the coding sequence ATGCTGGTGTTTAATCATTTGTATCAGGAAAGACAACTGAGAAAGGTCAAGAAGCTTCTAAGCCAAATCAATGCCCTCAAAGAAGAGATGGCGGCTCTCAGTGATGAGGAAATGGCTGCAAAGACAGAGGAGTTTCGCCAGCGTCTTGCCCAGGGAGAAACCTTGGATGAGTTATTGGTAGAAGCCTATGCCCTTGTCCGTGAGGCGGATAAACGTGTTTTGGGACTCTTTCCCTATGATGTGCAAGTCATGGGAGCCATTGTGATCCACCAAGGAAATGTGGCTGAGATGAATACGGGTGAGGGCAAGACCTTGACTGCAACCATGCCCCTCTACCTCAATGCTCTAACGGGAAAAGGCAGTATGTTAGTCACGACAAATGACTATCTGGCTAGACGGGACGCAAGTGAAATGGGCCCAGTCTACCAATTTTTAGGTCTAACTGTCGGTCTGCCCTTTTCAGAGGATCCAAAAGAGGACTTGACTGCCGAAGAGAAAAGAAAGATCTACACCTCGGACATCGTCTACACGACCAATAGTGTCCTGGGATTTGACTATCTCAATGACAATCTTGCCTCCACTAGTGAAGGAAAGTTCCTGCCTCCCTTTAACTATGTCATCATTGATGAAATCGATGACATTCTACTCGATAGTGCCCAAACTCCCTTGATTATCGCAGGCTCTCCCCGTGTCCAGTCTAACTATTATGGGATGATTGATACCCTAGTGACGACCTTGGTTGAAGGAGAAGACTACATCTACAAGGAAGAAAAAGACCAAGTTTGGTTGACCCGAAAGGGGGCTCAGACGGTTGAAGGATTCCTAGGAATCGACCATCTCTACAAGGAAGAGTACGCAAGTTATGTTCGGCATCTGGTCTATGCTCTTAGAGCTCATACGCTCTTTACCAAGGACAAGGACTATCTGGTTCGAGGTCAAGAGATGGTTTTGCTGGATAAGAGCACAGGGCGTTTGATGGAAATGACCAAGCTTCAAGGTGGTCTCCATCAAGCCATCGAAGCCAAGGAACATGTGAAACTTTCTCCTGAAACCAGAGCCATGGCTTCAATCACCTACCAGAGTCTCTTTAAGATGTTTCGCAAAATCTCAGGTATGACAGGAACGGGAAAGGTGGCAGAAAAAGAGTTTTTTGAAACCTACAATATGGCTGTCATTCGCATCCCAACCAATCGCCCACTTAGGCGAATGGACCATTCAGACAATCTCTATGTGACCCTCCCTGAGAAAGTGTATGCTTCTTTGGAAGCAATCAAGACCTATCACGCCAAAGGCAATCCACTCCTGATCTTTGTCGGTTCTGTTGAAATGTCCCAGCTATACTCATCCTTGCTCTTGCGAGAGGGGATTTCCCACAATGTCCTCAATGCCAATCATGCGGCGCGTGAAGCCCAAATCATCGCAGAGTCTGGACAGATGGGAGCAGTGACCGTTGCGACTTCTATGGCCGGTCGAGGGACAGATATCAAACTCGGTCCAGGGGTGGCAGAGTTAGGAGGTTTGGTTGTGATTGGTACCGAGCGAATGGAGAGCCGACGGATTGACCTGCAAATCAGAGGTCGTTCCGGCCGTCAGGGGGATCCAGGCATGTCTCAATTTTTCGTATCGCTTGAAGATGATGTGATCAAAAAGTTCGGACCGTCTTGGGTTCACGACCTGTATCAAGACTACCAAGTGGAAGATATCAGCAAACCCATCCTACTCAAGGCTCGCAAGTACCGAAATCTCGTCAGAAAAGCCCAAGAGGCTAGTGATAGTGCCAGTCGCTCTGCACGCAGACAAACCTTAGAGTATGCGGAAAGCGTCAATATTCAGCGTCAGATGGTCTACAAAGAAAGGGATCGCTTGCTAGATGGGAGCCGTGATTTAGGGCATGTCCTTGAGGATATACTGGCAGACTATAGCAAACAAATCTCAGAAAAAGCCTATAGCAGCCCCCAAGAACTCTTTCACTTTATCGTGACCAATATTAGCTTTGGGATGAGAGAATTACCAGATGATCTGGATTTAGCTGATGCAGATCAGATTCGGGAGTTACTAGAGAAAATAATAGCCAAGGAAATCGCAGCTAAAAAGGAAGTCCTCCAACCTCACCAGCTTTATGATTCTTTTCTGAGAATATCCATGCTCAAGGCGATTGATGACAACTGGGTTGAGCAAGTCGACTACCTCCAACAGCTCAGTCTAGCAATCGGGAGCCAGTCTGCTTCTCAAAAGAACCCTATCGTGGAGTACTATCAGGAGGCCTATGCAGGCTTTGAAACCATGAAGCAACAAATCCGTACAGATATGGTACGCAATCTTCTCATGGGGATTGTGGAAGTAACGCCCAAAGGTGAGATTCTCACCCATTTTCCATAA